The Pyruvatibacter sp. HU-CL02332 genome includes a window with the following:
- the motA gene encoding flagellar motor stator protein MotA translates to MKLIIGIITVFVCVLGGYAAMGGKLYVLWQPFEGVIILGAAMGAFIIANPGHVIKQMGGAMGALMKGSPYNKESYLELLSCLFQFFKLAKAKGNLALEAHVENPHDSDIFKQFPTVMDNHHAVDFICDYIRLITLGTENPHELEALIDEELETHHEERHHLIDAMQALADGTPALGIVAAVLGVIKTMGSINEPPEILGKLIGGALVGTFLGVFVAYGFFAPMTASLKHTYDAEAKYFQCIKAALLAHLSGYPPAVSVEFGRKALLSDTRPTFAELEERTGSLQPV, encoded by the coding sequence ATGAAACTGATTATCGGCATTATTACTGTGTTTGTCTGCGTGCTGGGCGGCTACGCGGCCATGGGCGGCAAGCTCTATGTGCTCTGGCAGCCCTTCGAAGGCGTGATCATTCTGGGTGCCGCCATGGGCGCCTTCATCATTGCCAATCCGGGACACGTCATCAAACAGATGGGCGGCGCCATGGGCGCGCTCATGAAGGGATCACCCTATAACAAGGAATCCTATCTGGAGCTCCTCAGCTGCCTGTTCCAGTTCTTCAAGCTGGCCAAGGCCAAGGGCAACCTGGCGCTGGAAGCCCACGTGGAAAATCCACATGACTCAGACATCTTCAAACAGTTTCCCACCGTCATGGACAATCACCACGCGGTCGATTTCATCTGCGACTACATCCGGCTGATTACTCTTGGCACGGAAAATCCGCACGAGCTTGAAGCGCTCATTGATGAGGAACTAGAAACCCATCACGAAGAACGCCACCACCTGATCGACGCCATGCAGGCGCTGGCAGATGGCACACCGGCTCTGGGGATTGTGGCCGCCGTGTTGGGCGTGATCAAAACCATGGGCTCGATCAACGAACCGCCGGAAATTCTCGGTAAGCTCATTGGTGGTGCCCTTGTGGGTACCTTCCTCGGCGTGTTCGTGGCCTATGGCTTCTTTGCGCCGATGACCGCGTCGCTGAAGCACACCTATGACGCGGAAGCCAAATACTTCCAGTGCATCAAGGCAGCCCTGCTCGCGCATCTCTCCGGATACCCGCCTGCGGTGTCTGTGGAGTTCGGCCGCAAGGCCCTGCTGAGCGACACGCGTCCCACATTTGCTGAACTCGAAGAACGCACAGGCTCGCTGCAGCCTGTCTAG
- a CDS encoding flavin reductase family protein, with the protein MTDNSRDFRNALGCFATGVTVVTTRKADGTPVGITANSFSSVSLDPPLVLWCIDKSSDTLADFDAAGQFAINVLSAEDMNVSNEMAKPGRHSMEEHVGGKGAKTGLPVVETALATFECDVESRHDAGDHIIMVGRVVGFTSTTEGDPLLYFRSKYATAAK; encoded by the coding sequence ATGACCGACAATTCTCGAGATTTTCGTAACGCGCTTGGTTGTTTTGCGACCGGTGTCACTGTTGTGACGACACGAAAGGCGGATGGCACCCCTGTAGGGATCACCGCCAACTCCTTTTCGTCGGTCTCGCTGGACCCGCCTTTGGTGCTGTGGTGTATCGATAAATCCTCGGACACGCTGGCGGATTTTGATGCGGCAGGGCAGTTCGCCATTAATGTTCTGAGTGCTGAAGATATGAATGTCAGCAACGAGATGGCCAAACCGGGCCGTCATTCCATGGAAGAACATGTGGGCGGCAAGGGCGCCAAGACGGGGCTTCCTGTGGTGGAGACGGCGCTTGCTACCTTCGAGTGTGACGTGGAGAGCCGCCACGATGCGGGCGACCACATCATCATGGTTGGCAGGGTTGTTGGTTTCACCTCCACAACTGAAGGTGACCCGCTGCTCTACTTCCGCAGCAAATATGCGACGGCTGCCAAGTAG
- a CDS encoding MarR family winged helix-turn-helix transcriptional regulator, whose translation MSDQDTKIPLPLAGPRPDQKEIEEALAFSSLLQEFGRLLSGEYDRRMPMSRGQSAVVALLMENDGRTQTELADEMVMHKVSVGAHVDELVQQGLVERRPHPTDRRSKQVWLTPYFHSVKFLGQGVFTMIHARAIEGVSKKDYAHAVKVLTAMRDNLKKLKDETGG comes from the coding sequence ATGAGCGACCAGGACACCAAGATTCCTCTTCCGCTGGCGGGCCCCCGTCCGGATCAAAAGGAAATTGAAGAAGCGCTGGCATTTTCCAGTCTTCTGCAGGAATTCGGGCGTCTGCTCTCTGGTGAATATGACCGTCGAATGCCCATGAGCCGGGGACAATCAGCCGTTGTGGCCCTCCTCATGGAAAATGACGGCCGCACCCAGACCGAGCTGGCCGATGAGATGGTCATGCACAAGGTCTCGGTCGGAGCCCATGTGGATGAACTGGTGCAGCAGGGACTTGTGGAGCGCCGCCCCCACCCCACGGATCGCCGCTCAAAGCAGGTCTGGCTCACGCCCTATTTTCACTCGGTGAAGTTTCTGGGTCAGGGTGTGTTCACGATGATCCACGCCCGCGCCATCGAAGGCGTATCGAAAAAGGACTATGCCCACGCGGTCAAAGTGCTGACCGCCATGCGGGACAATCTCAAAAAGCTGAAAGACGAAACCGGCGGATAA
- a CDS encoding penicillin acylase family protein, with translation MTIKILRWAAITLAALAVVIGLLVLQLLGLAERAVPDYAGTMDLPGLSAPVEVIRDEHAVPHIFAESDPDAAFALGVSHAQDRLWQMELFRRVVQGRLSEVFGSAALPADKIIRTLDFYGHSERSLAVLSPELRAVLDAYAAGVNAYMSESTRPYPPEFQVLMHTPEPWQPADSVGMVKLLAAGLSGNAFSEVLRTRLMEVLDDEDMKTFDPPYPADSKPAVRDLASLYRTLGLERIIAAIPDTGPPGASNNWVVDGKWTKSQKPLLANDPHLGMLAPSIWYAAHLSVGDSNVIGVTIPGIPSVVLGRNNHIGWGFTNTGPDTQDMAIEDVNPNNPEQYRTPEGWADFAIREEEIVVRLGSDETLVVRETRNGPVLDAIADTFDDVVADGQVVALKWTALTSEDTTIEAGFRYTKARTVAEFDEATRLQVSPMQSMVVADVDGNIGMIAPAAVPVRSDEHETGGLLPASGANPANDWLGMIPHEGLPRVINPSHGYIATANNKIIADDFPYYISSSWDGPYRANRIEDMIEATRLHDVASFEAMLADNKSELAALLVPYFTSVEPETDQMAEAQALLRDWDATMEKELAQPLIFHAALKQLHKKLYADELGELADSVGRRRETFLLNALSGDEMAARWCDNTTTTETEHCTDVVRTALAAGLEDLNNLYGNDMSKWNWGDAHPVVNNHLPMGFIPGVRNIFNIERPSAGGPYTVNRGQTGSGARPFANVHAAGYRAVFDFDDMNNSVYIISTGQSGNPASDYYDTFATLWADGGHIRMTTDRAEIETGSIGMLTLRPAHN, from the coding sequence ATGACGATCAAGATACTTCGCTGGGCAGCCATCACGCTTGCCGCGCTGGCCGTGGTTATTGGCCTGCTGGTGCTGCAGCTTCTCGGCCTCGCAGAGCGTGCCGTGCCGGACTACGCAGGCACCATGGATTTGCCCGGCCTGTCAGCCCCGGTTGAGGTCATTCGGGACGAACATGCCGTTCCCCACATCTTTGCTGAGTCGGACCCTGACGCCGCATTCGCGCTAGGCGTCTCCCACGCGCAGGATCGGCTCTGGCAGATGGAACTCTTCCGCCGTGTGGTTCAGGGACGCCTGTCCGAAGTGTTTGGCTCCGCTGCCCTGCCCGCGGACAAGATCATCCGCACGCTGGATTTCTATGGGCATTCCGAACGGTCGCTTGCGGTGCTCTCCCCGGAGCTTCGCGCGGTGCTTGATGCCTATGCGGCCGGGGTCAACGCCTACATGTCTGAATCAACCCGGCCTTATCCGCCGGAGTTTCAGGTTCTGATGCATACACCTGAACCATGGCAGCCCGCTGACTCGGTCGGCATGGTCAAGCTTCTGGCAGCCGGCCTGTCCGGCAATGCCTTCTCGGAAGTCCTGCGCACCCGCCTCATGGAAGTGCTGGACGATGAAGACATGAAGACCTTTGACCCGCCCTACCCGGCCGACAGCAAACCGGCGGTGCGTGATCTCGCATCGCTCTATCGCACGCTTGGCCTGGAGCGGATCATTGCCGCCATTCCCGACACGGGTCCGCCCGGCGCCTCAAACAACTGGGTGGTGGATGGCAAATGGACAAAGAGCCAGAAGCCTCTGCTGGCCAACGACCCACATTTGGGCATGCTCGCACCCTCCATCTGGTACGCCGCGCATCTGAGTGTCGGCGACAGCAATGTCATCGGCGTTACCATTCCTGGCATTCCGTCCGTCGTACTGGGTCGCAACAATCATATCGGTTGGGGCTTCACCAATACCGGTCCGGACACTCAGGACATGGCGATTGAAGACGTAAACCCGAACAACCCGGAGCAGTACCGGACACCTGAAGGCTGGGCGGACTTTGCGATCCGCGAAGAAGAGATTGTTGTTCGTCTGGGATCGGATGAAACACTTGTGGTACGCGAAACCCGCAATGGCCCTGTCCTCGATGCCATTGCAGATACCTTTGACGACGTCGTCGCCGACGGTCAGGTCGTTGCTCTCAAGTGGACGGCGCTCACCAGCGAAGACACGACCATTGAAGCGGGCTTCCGCTACACCAAGGCCCGCACGGTGGCGGAATTTGACGAGGCTACGCGCCTCCAGGTGTCGCCCATGCAGAGCATGGTGGTGGCTGACGTGGACGGAAACATCGGCATGATTGCCCCTGCTGCTGTTCCTGTGCGCAGCGACGAGCATGAGACCGGCGGACTGCTGCCTGCGTCCGGCGCCAATCCCGCCAATGACTGGCTGGGCATGATCCCCCACGAAGGACTTCCGCGCGTCATCAACCCGTCCCATGGCTACATCGCGACCGCCAACAACAAGATCATCGCGGATGATTTCCCCTACTACATTTCCTCAAGCTGGGATGGGCCTTACCGGGCCAACCGCATTGAGGACATGATCGAGGCGACGCGGCTGCACGATGTGGCAAGCTTTGAAGCCATGCTGGCCGACAACAAGTCCGAATTGGCGGCTCTTCTGGTCCCCTACTTCACCAGCGTGGAACCGGAAACAGACCAGATGGCAGAAGCACAGGCCTTGTTGCGCGACTGGGATGCCACCATGGAAAAGGAGCTTGCGCAGCCTTTGATCTTCCATGCCGCCCTGAAGCAGCTGCACAAGAAACTGTACGCGGATGAACTTGGAGAGCTGGCAGATAGTGTGGGCCGCCGCCGTGAGACATTCCTCCTCAATGCCCTTTCCGGGGATGAGATGGCCGCACGCTGGTGCGACAACACCACAACAACTGAAACCGAGCACTGCACGGATGTAGTTCGCACCGCCCTTGCGGCGGGCCTTGAGGACCTCAACAACCTCTACGGCAACGACATGAGCAAGTGGAACTGGGGTGATGCCCACCCAGTGGTGAACAATCACCTGCCCATGGGTTTCATTCCCGGTGTCCGCAACATCTTCAATATCGAACGCCCAAGCGCCGGTGGTCCGTACACGGTCAATCGCGGACAGACGGGGTCCGGCGCCCGCCCCTTTGCCAATGTTCATGCAGCGGGCTATCGCGCCGTCTTTGACTTCGATGACATGAACAACTCCGTCTACATCATATCAACGGGCCAGTCCGGCAATCCGGCGTCGGACTATTACGATACATTCGCCACGCTCTGGGCGGATGGCGGGCACATTCGCATGACCACGGATCGCGCGGAAATCGAGACGGGATCAATCGGCATGCTGACATTGCGACCGGCTCACAACTAG
- a CDS encoding NAD(P)-dependent oxidoreductase has translation MARVAFIGLGVMGFPMAGHLAEAGHQVTVYNRTTIKAKQWREAYKGSHGGSGAWTPAKAAAEAEIVFTCVGNDDDLRSVTLGPDGVFQTMQPGTVFVDHTTASADIARELAAEAEKRGFGAIDAPVSGGQAGAENGQLTIMCGGDPYHYKTAEPVMAAYAKQSRLLGPAGSGQLTKMVNQICIGGLVQGLSEAIHFAQKADLDVAGVMDVISKGAAQSWQMENRWETMNDGKFDFGFAVDWMRKDLAICLAEAARNGADLPVTKIVDGYYAEVQEMGGNRWDTSSLIARLTKD, from the coding sequence ATGGCACGCGTTGCGTTTATCGGACTTGGCGTTATGGGCTTCCCCATGGCCGGACATCTGGCCGAGGCCGGACATCAGGTAACGGTCTACAACCGCACCACCATCAAGGCCAAGCAGTGGCGTGAGGCCTACAAAGGGTCTCATGGGGGTTCCGGTGCGTGGACGCCCGCAAAGGCGGCAGCGGAGGCTGAGATTGTTTTCACCTGTGTGGGCAATGACGATGATCTGCGATCGGTGACCCTGGGGCCGGACGGCGTGTTTCAGACCATGCAGCCGGGCACGGTGTTTGTGGACCATACGACGGCGTCCGCCGATATTGCTCGCGAACTGGCTGCTGAAGCAGAAAAGCGGGGCTTTGGTGCCATTGATGCGCCTGTCTCGGGCGGGCAGGCAGGGGCGGAAAACGGTCAGCTCACCATCATGTGTGGCGGCGATCCCTATCACTACAAGACGGCGGAACCGGTCATGGCGGCCTATGCCAAGCAGTCGCGCCTGCTGGGGCCTGCCGGGTCCGGGCAGCTGACCAAGATGGTCAACCAGATTTGCATTGGCGGCCTTGTGCAGGGGCTGTCCGAAGCCATTCATTTTGCCCAGAAGGCCGATCTGGATGTGGCGGGCGTCATGGATGTCATCTCCAAGGGGGCCGCTCAAAGCTGGCAGATGGAAAACCGCTGGGAGACCATGAATGACGGCAAGTTCGATTTCGGCTTTGCCGTGGACTGGATGCGCAAGGACCTTGCCATCTGTCTGGCGGAAGCGGCCCGCAATGGAGCAGACCTTCCGGTCACCAAAATCGTCGATGGCTATTACGCCGAGGTGCAGGAGATGGGCGGCAATCGCTGGGATACCTCGAGCCTCATTGCGCGTCTCACCAAGGACTAG
- the hemB gene encoding porphobilinogen synthase: MAPGFPATRPRRNRKSDWTRRLTAENALSVDDLIWPIFVVDGDNVRDPVATMPGVDRLSVDLAVEAAAQAADLDIPVIALFPYTEPGLRDERGSEGLNPQNLICQVTRAIKSQVPDIGILCDVALDPYTSHGHDGLLEGNTILNDETVQVLCTQALVQAEAGCDIIAPSDMMDGRIGAIRHALENAGHTDVQIMAYAAKYASAFYGPFRDAVGSSGALKGDKRTYQMNPANTDEALREVALDIEEGADMVMVKPGMPYLDVVARVKDTFQMPTFAYQVSGEYAMLQAAAQNNWLDGEKVMMESLLAFKRAGADGVLSYFAKDVAERLRDG, from the coding sequence ATGGCCCCCGGTTTTCCCGCCACCCGCCCGCGCCGCAATCGCAAAAGCGACTGGACCCGTCGGCTGACGGCGGAAAATGCGCTGAGCGTTGATGATCTGATCTGGCCAATCTTCGTGGTCGATGGTGACAATGTCCGGGACCCCGTGGCGACCATGCCCGGCGTTGATCGTCTGTCTGTCGACCTCGCCGTTGAGGCGGCAGCCCAGGCAGCCGACCTCGACATTCCCGTCATTGCCCTCTTCCCCTACACCGAACCCGGCCTGCGCGATGAGCGCGGCAGCGAGGGCCTCAATCCGCAAAACCTGATCTGTCAGGTCACCCGGGCCATCAAGTCCCAGGTGCCGGACATCGGCATCCTCTGCGACGTCGCGCTTGATCCCTATACGAGCCACGGCCATGACGGATTGTTGGAAGGCAACACCATCCTCAATGATGAAACCGTGCAGGTGCTGTGCACCCAGGCGCTGGTTCAGGCAGAAGCCGGTTGCGACATCATTGCTCCCAGCGACATGATGGACGGGCGCATCGGTGCGATCCGCCACGCGCTCGAAAATGCCGGTCACACCGATGTGCAGATCATGGCCTATGCGGCCAAATACGCGTCCGCCTTCTATGGCCCGTTCCGCGATGCAGTCGGGTCGTCGGGCGCGCTCAAGGGCGACAAGCGCACCTACCAGATGAACCCCGCCAACACCGACGAAGCCCTGCGCGAAGTGGCGCTGGACATCGAAGAAGGGGCGGACATGGTGATGGTCAAACCCGGCATGCCCTATCTCGACGTGGTGGCACGGGTGAAAGACACCTTCCAGATGCCCACCTTCGCCTACCAGGTGTCCGGCGAATACGCGATGCTGCAGGCTGCTGCCCAGAACAACTGGCTGGATGGCGAAAAGGTCATGATGGAAAGCCTGTTGGCCTTCAAACGCGCTGGCGCTGATGGCGTGCTGAGCTACTTTGCCAAGGACGTGGCAGAGCGGCTGCGGGACGGGTAG
- a CDS encoding class I SAM-dependent methyltransferase, whose amino-acid sequence MRLLERDEIISLYNRFGAKQDTQGWYEDEPLAEMKRHMAFDTADSVLELGMGTGRLAHEVVTELTPRGTRYIGLDLSPVMVNLGRNRLRQCDHAFAVVGDVRAPLPLRDNSVSHVYAAYVLDIFSEDEIRAVYDEVRRVLKPGGLFGAVSLTGGYSPLSRLTSSLWSAVHRLRPQAVGGCRPLELLACVPDEFELAHACKKVAGGIPSEVIVSRKPA is encoded by the coding sequence ATGCGGCTGCTAGAGCGCGACGAAATCATTTCTTTGTACAACCGGTTCGGCGCCAAACAGGACACTCAGGGCTGGTACGAAGACGAACCGCTGGCTGAGATGAAGCGCCACATGGCTTTCGATACCGCTGACAGCGTGCTGGAACTGGGCATGGGCACCGGTCGTCTGGCCCATGAGGTGGTGACGGAACTCACCCCCCGCGGCACGCGCTATATTGGCCTTGATCTGTCGCCGGTGATGGTCAATCTGGGGCGCAATCGACTGCGCCAGTGTGATCACGCCTTTGCCGTGGTGGGGGACGTGCGGGCCCCATTGCCGCTGAGAGACAACAGCGTCAGCCATGTCTATGCGGCCTATGTATTGGATATCTTCTCGGAAGATGAGATCCGGGCGGTCTATGACGAGGTGCGGCGGGTACTCAAACCCGGCGGCCTTTTCGGGGCTGTAAGTCTCACCGGTGGCTACTCGCCCCTGTCGCGCCTGACATCGAGCCTTTGGTCGGCCGTGCACAGATTGCGGCCCCAGGCAGTTGGCGGATGCCGCCCGCTCGAACTTCTGGCCTGTGTGCCGGACGAATTCGAGTTGGCCCATGCCTGCAAAAAGGTGGCGGGGGGTATTCCGTCTGAAGTGATTGTCAGCCGCAAACCGGCCTGA
- a CDS encoding TMEM165/GDT1 family protein has translation MSLYALIPVFITVFLAELGDKTQVASLLFATDEDLNPWLVFAAASLALTASTGIAVLLGSYAAKYLDMVPIRLLAGIGFILIGSWSVFTHFKA, from the coding sequence ATGAGCCTTTACGCCCTGATCCCGGTCTTCATAACCGTCTTTCTTGCCGAACTTGGCGACAAGACCCAGGTGGCCTCGCTCCTGTTTGCAACCGATGAGGACCTCAATCCGTGGCTGGTCTTTGCCGCCGCGTCGCTTGCCCTGACGGCCTCCACAGGTATCGCCGTACTGCTCGGCTCTTACGCAGCCAAATATCTGGACATGGTGCCCATCAGACTGCTGGCAGGCATCGGGTTCATTCTGATCGGAAGCTGGTCTGTATTCACACACTTCAAAGCCTGA
- a CDS encoding isobutyryl-CoA dehydrogenase, with translation MDFALTEDQRAFFDTASDFAANELAPHAAEWDEKAIFPVDTMRKAAALGFAGIYVREDVGGSALTRLDAALIFEALSQGCTSTAAYISIHNMAAWMIDTFGNEDQRQKWLPKLTSMDLIASYCLTEPSAGSDAASLKTKAVRDGDHYVINGSKAFISGSGTSDVYVCMIRTGGDGAGGVSCIVVEKGTPGLSFGATEKKMGWNSQPTAAVIFEDCRVPVENLIGNEGDGFKIAMKGLDGGRLNIGACSIGTAQVALDTAMAYAKDRQQFGKAISTFQATQFKLADMATELEAARLLLRQAATKLDQKSPDATQHCAMAKRLATDTGFEVVNQALQIHGGYGYLKDYPLERHLRDVRVHQILEGTNEIMRVIISREMLNR, from the coding sequence ATGGATTTTGCTCTGACGGAAGATCAAAGGGCTTTCTTCGACACGGCTTCAGATTTTGCTGCCAATGAACTGGCTCCCCATGCGGCTGAGTGGGACGAGAAAGCCATCTTTCCCGTGGACACCATGCGCAAGGCCGCAGCCCTCGGTTTTGCCGGCATTTACGTGCGCGAGGATGTTGGCGGGTCGGCACTGACCCGGCTCGATGCAGCGCTCATCTTTGAAGCACTGTCCCAGGGTTGCACCTCGACGGCCGCCTATATCTCGATCCACAACATGGCCGCGTGGATGATTGATACGTTCGGCAATGAGGACCAGCGCCAGAAGTGGCTGCCGAAGCTCACATCGATGGATCTCATCGCGAGCTATTGCCTGACTGAGCCAAGCGCAGGCTCGGATGCGGCTTCCCTCAAGACCAAGGCCGTGCGTGACGGCGACCACTATGTGATCAACGGCTCCAAGGCGTTCATTTCAGGCTCGGGGACGTCTGACGTGTATGTCTGCATGATCCGGACAGGGGGCGACGGCGCAGGCGGTGTGTCCTGTATCGTGGTGGAGAAGGGCACTCCCGGGCTGTCCTTTGGCGCGACCGAAAAGAAGATGGGTTGGAATTCGCAACCCACAGCCGCTGTCATCTTTGAAGACTGCCGCGTGCCCGTGGAAAATCTCATCGGCAACGAAGGGGACGGCTTCAAGATTGCCATGAAGGGTCTTGATGGCGGGCGCCTCAACATCGGTGCCTGTTCGATAGGGACTGCGCAGGTGGCACTTGATACAGCCATGGCCTACGCAAAAGACCGCCAGCAATTCGGCAAGGCGATTTCGACGTTTCAGGCGACCCAGTTCAAGCTCGCCGACATGGCAACTGAACTTGAAGCGGCCCGTCTTCTGCTGCGACAGGCGGCCACCAAGCTGGACCAGAAATCACCGGACGCCACCCAGCACTGCGCCATGGCCAAACGTCTGGCGACGGACACGGGCTTTGAGGTGGTCAATCAGGCACTGCAGATCCATGGCGGCTATGGATATCTCAAGGACTATCCTCTGGAACGGCATCTGCGCGATGTGCGGGTGCACCAGATCCTTGAAGGTACAAACGAAATCATGCGGGTGATCATCTCCCGCGAAATGCTGAACCGGTAG
- a CDS encoding enoyl-CoA hydratase/isomerase family protein, with amino-acid sequence MSEAEILFEVKGAAGVITLNRPKALNAFTLNMMHALHPQLIAWADDPRVERIIVKAAGDRAFCAGGDIRALYDWGTSNDPMAIDFYNQEYKLNTFIKEYPKPYIAFMDGITMGGGVGLSVHGSHRVATEKTMFAMPETGIGLFPDVGGTYFLPRTPGHTGMWLSLTGARLKAADALYAGIATHYMPSADLDELEETLCASGVNVNAALTIHASQPDGGSLEDLQGDISRLFNGSSVEDILSALDADGGEWATAQASTIRTKSPTSLKVAHRQMVDGADADFRTCMTVEYRIVSRIMKRPDFYEGVRAAIIDKDNAPNWQPDTLEAVSDDDINMIFAPADGGDIDLG; translated from the coding sequence ATGTCTGAAGCTGAAATTCTTTTTGAGGTCAAAGGCGCTGCGGGTGTCATCACCCTCAACCGCCCCAAAGCACTTAACGCATTCACGCTGAACATGATGCACGCGCTGCATCCCCAGCTTATTGCCTGGGCGGATGATCCCAGGGTTGAACGGATCATCGTCAAGGCCGCCGGAGACCGGGCCTTCTGTGCGGGCGGTGACATCCGTGCCTTGTATGACTGGGGCACGTCGAACGACCCCATGGCGATTGATTTCTATAATCAGGAATACAAGCTCAACACTTTCATCAAGGAATACCCAAAACCTTACATCGCATTCATGGATGGCATCACCATGGGCGGCGGTGTGGGCTTGTCCGTACACGGATCACACCGTGTGGCGACCGAGAAAACGATGTTTGCCATGCCCGAAACCGGCATTGGCCTTTTTCCGGATGTAGGCGGTACATACTTTCTGCCTCGCACGCCGGGTCATACCGGTATGTGGCTGTCGCTCACGGGTGCTCGCCTTAAAGCTGCGGACGCGCTTTATGCGGGGATTGCGACCCATTACATGCCATCGGCGGATCTGGATGAACTGGAAGAGACCCTTTGCGCGTCCGGCGTCAATGTTAACGCCGCACTGACGATACATGCGTCACAGCCGGACGGCGGTTCACTTGAAGACCTGCAAGGTGACATTTCGCGGCTGTTCAATGGATCAAGCGTTGAGGATATTCTCAGTGCGCTTGATGCCGATGGCGGTGAGTGGGCGACCGCACAGGCATCTACCATTCGCACCAAGTCGCCAACGAGCCTCAAGGTGGCCCATCGGCAGATGGTGGATGGCGCAGACGCAGACTTCCGCACCTGCATGACAGTCGAATACCGCATTGTGTCGCGCATCATGAAGCGTCCGGATTTTTATGAAGGCGTGCGTGCCGCGATCATTGACAAGGACAACGCACCCAATTGGCAACCGGACACGCTGGAAGCCGTGAGTGACGACGACATCAACATGATCTTCGCCCCCGCTGATGGCGGCGATATTGACCTGGGCTAA
- the mmsB gene encoding 3-hydroxyisobutyrate dehydrogenase — protein sequence MSTIGFIGLGNMGGPMARNLLKAGHDVTVFDLSADAVAGLKEAGASVAASAGDAASGVEIVVSMLPAGRHVEAVYGGDDGVIARAGSGTLLIDSSTIDVATARSVAAMATDKGLAMVDAPVSGGVGGAEGGTLTFMVGGEKDDFARAQPILENMGKNVFHAGGAGNGQAAKICNNMLLGISMIGTAEAFNLADKLGLDAQTFFDISSTASGQCWSMTSYCPAEGPVPTSPANNDYQPGFAAGMMLKDLRLAQEAAAQSKAPTPLGNEAASLYGLMEAAGKDGLDFSGIIKMLRGDL from the coding sequence ATGAGCACCATCGGATTTATCGGGCTTGGCAATATGGGCGGGCCTATGGCACGCAATCTGTTGAAGGCCGGCCACGACGTCACCGTGTTTGATCTCAGCGCGGACGCTGTTGCTGGATTGAAAGAGGCAGGTGCGTCCGTTGCTGCCAGTGCCGGTGATGCTGCTTCTGGAGTCGAGATTGTCGTCTCCATGCTTCCCGCCGGTCGTCACGTGGAAGCCGTCTATGGCGGTGACGATGGGGTCATTGCCCGTGCCGGGTCTGGAACGCTGCTCATCGACAGTTCCACCATTGATGTGGCCACAGCCCGCAGTGTAGCCGCCATGGCGACCGACAAGGGCCTGGCAATGGTTGATGCCCCAGTGTCCGGTGGCGTTGGCGGCGCGGAAGGCGGGACGCTCACCTTCATGGTTGGCGGTGAAAAAGATGATTTTGCCCGTGCGCAGCCAATTCTTGAAAACATGGGTAAAAATGTGTTTCACGCAGGCGGTGCCGGGAACGGGCAGGCCGCCAAGATCTGCAACAACATGCTGCTTGGCATCTCGATGATCGGCACGGCCGAAGCCTTCAACCTGGCTGACAAGTTGGGTCTCGATGCACAGACATTCTTCGATATTTCGTCCACGGCTTCAGGTCAGTGCTGGTCAATGACGAGCTACTGCCCCGCCGAAGGACCAGTCCCCACGTCGCCAGCCAACAATGACTACCAACCCGGCTTTGCTGCGGGAATGATGCTTAAGGATTTACGACTGGCGCAGGAAGCGGCTGCTCAATCCAAGGCACCAACGCCGCTTGGGAATGAAGCTGCATCGCTTTACGGCCTGATGGAAGCGGCAGGAAAAGACGGCCTCGATTTCTCCGGCATCATCAAGATGTTGCGCGGTGATTTGTAG